A window of Escherichia coli contains these coding sequences:
- a CDS encoding fertility inhibition protein FinO → MTEQKRPVLTLKRKTEGTAPVRNRKTIINVTTPPKWKVKKQKLAEKAAREAELAAKKAQARQALSIYLNLPTLDEAVNTLKPWWPGLFDGDTPRLLACGIRDVLLEDVAQRNIPLSHKKLRRALKAITRSESYLCAMKAGACRYDTEGYVTEHISQEEEAYAAERLDKIRRQNQIKAELQAVLDEK, encoded by the coding sequence ATGACAGAGCAGAAGCGACCGGTACTGACACTGAAGCGGAAGACAGAGGGAACAGCGCCTGTCCGCAACCGGAAAACCATCATCAATGTCACCACGCCACCAAAATGGAAGGTGAAAAAGCAGAAGCTGGCGGAGAAAGCGGCTCGGGAGGCAGAGCTGGCGGCAAAAAAAGCGCAGGCCAGACAGGCGCTGTCCATTTATCTGAACCTGCCCACACTGGATGAAGCCGTGAACACCCTGAAGCCCTGGTGGCCGGGATTATTTGACGGTGACACCCCCCGGCTTCTGGCCTGCGGTATCCGGGACGTGTTACTGGAAGACGTGGCGCAGCGGAATATCCCGCTCTCGCATAAAAAACTGCGCAGGGCGCTGAAGGCCATCACCCGTTCAGAAAGCTATCTGTGTGCCATGAAAGCCGGTGCCTGCCGGTATGACACGGAAGGGTATGTGACGGAGCATATTTCTCAGGAGGAGGAAGCGTATGCGGCAGAGCGTCTGGATAAAATCCGCCGCCAGAACCAGATAAAGGCAGAACTTCAGGCCGTGCTTGATGAGAAGTAA
- the tap gene encoding RepA leader peptide Tap, with translation MPGKVQDFFLCSLLLCIVSAGWCG, from the coding sequence ATGCCCGGAAAAGTTCAAGACTTCTTTCTGTGCTCACTCCTTCTGTGCATTGTAAGTGCAGGATGGTGTGGCTAA
- the repA gene encoding incFII family plasmid replication initiator RepA, translating to MADLLQKYYSQVKNPNPVFTPREGAGTLKFCEKLMEKAVGFTSRFDFAIHVAHARSKGLRRRMPPVLRRRAIDALLQGLCFHYDPLANRVQCSITTLAIECGLATESAAGKLSITRATRALTFLAELGLIIYQTEYDPLIGCYIPTDITFTPALFAALDVSEDAVVAARRSRVEWENRQRKKQGLDTLGMDELIAKAWRFVRERFRSYQTELKSRGIKRARARRDANRERQDIVTLVKRQLTREISEGRFTANREAVKREVERRVKERMILSRNRNYSRLATASP from the coding sequence ATGGCTGATCTCCTTCAAAAATACTATTCACAGGTTAAAAACCCGAATCCGGTGTTCACACCCCGTGAAGGTGCCGGAACGCTGAAGTTCTGCGAAAAACTGATGGAAAAGGCGGTGGGCTTCACCTCCCGTTTTGATTTCGCCATTCATGTGGCACATGCCCGTTCGAAGGGACTGCGTCGGCGCATGCCACCGGTACTGCGTCGCCGGGCTATTGATGCGCTGCTGCAGGGGCTGTGTTTTCACTATGACCCGCTGGCCAACCGTGTCCAGTGCTCCATCACTACGCTGGCCATTGAGTGCGGACTGGCGACGGAGTCTGCTGCCGGAAAACTCTCCATCACCCGGGCCACCCGAGCCTTGACGTTCCTTGCAGAGCTGGGACTGATTATCTACCAGACGGAATATGATCCGCTTATCGGGTGCTACATTCCGACCGATATCACGTTCACACCGGCGCTATTTGCCGCCCTTGATGTGTCTGAGGATGCAGTAGTTGCTGCGCGCCGCAGTCGTGTTGAATGGGAAAACAGACAGCGCAAAAAGCAGGGACTGGATACCCTGGGTATGGATGAACTGATAGCGAAAGCCTGGCGTTTTGTGCGTGAGCGTTTCCGCAGTTACCAGACAGAGCTTAAGTCCCGTGGAATAAAGCGTGCCCGTGCGCGTCGTGATGCGAACAGGGAACGTCAGGATATCGTCACCCTGGTGAAACGGCAGCTGACGCGTGAAATCTCGGAAGGGCGCTTCACTGCCAATCGTGAGGCGGTAAAACGCGAAGTGGAGCGTCGTGTGAAAGAGCGCATGATTCTGTCACGTAACCGTAATTATAGCCGGCTGGCCACAGCTTCCCCCTGA
- the vapC gene encoding type II toxin-antitoxin system tRNA(fMet)-specific endonuclease VapC, translating to MLKFMLDTNICIFTIKNKPASVRERFNLNQGRMCISSVTLMELIYGAEKSQMPERNLAVIEGFVSRIDVLDYDAAAATHTGQIRAELARQGRPVGPFDQMIAGHARSRGLIIVTNNTREFERVGGLRIEDWS from the coding sequence ATGCTGAAGTTTATGCTCGATACCAACATCTGCATTTTTACGATAAAGAACAAACCCGCCAGTGTCAGGGAACGTTTTAACCTGAACCAGGGGAGAATGTGCATCAGTTCGGTCACTCTGATGGAGCTGATATATGGTGCAGAAAAAAGCCAGATGCCTGAACGTAATCTCGCTGTGATCGAGGGATTTGTTTCCCGCATTGACGTTCTGGATTACGACGCTGCTGCTGCCACACACACCGGCCAGATAAGAGCAGAACTTGCCCGTCAGGGACGCCCTGTCGGGCCATTTGATCAAATGATCGCAGGTCATGCCCGCAGTCGGGGACTGATTATTGTGACTAATAACACCCGGGAATTTGAACGTGTGGGCGGCCTGAGAATTGAAGACTGGAGTTGA
- a CDS encoding replication regulatory protein RepA, whose translation MSQTENAVTSSSGTKRTYRKGNPVPARERQRASLARRSNTHKAFHAVIQARLKDRLSELADEEGITQAQMLEKLIESELKRRATS comes from the coding sequence ATGTCGCAGACAGAAAATGCAGTGACTTCCTCATCAGGCACCAAGCGTACATACCGGAAAGGTAACCCTGTTCCGGCCAGAGAGAGGCAAAGAGCTTCTCTGGCTCGCAGAAGCAACACTCATAAGGCTTTTCATGCGGTTATTCAGGCCCGGTTAAAAGACAGGCTGAGTGAACTGGCGGATGAGGAAGGTATTACTCAGGCGCAGATGCTTGAAAAACTGATTGAATCAGAGCTGAAACGCAGAGCGACTTCGTAA
- the traI gene encoding conjugative transfer relaxase/helicase TraI translates to MMSIAQVRSAGSAGNYYTDKDNYYVLGSMGERWAGQGAEQLGLQGSVDKDVFTRLLEGRLPDGADLSRMQDGRNRHRPGYDLTFSAPKSVSMMAMLGGDKRLIEAHNQAVDFAVRQVEALASTRVMTDGQSETVLTGNLVMALFNHDTSRGQEPQLHTHAVVANVTQHNGEWKTLSSDKVGKTGFIENVYANQIAFGRLYREKLKEQVEALGYETEVVGKHGMWEMPGVPVEAFSGRSQTIREAVGEDASLKSRDVAALDTRKSKQHVDPEVRMAEWMQTLRETGFDIRAYRDAEDQRAETRTQAPGPASPDGPDVQQAVTQAIAGLSERKVQFTYTDVLARTVGILPPENGVIERARAGIDEAISREQLIPLDREKGLFTSGIHVLDELSVRALSRDIMKQNRVTVHPEKSVPRTAGYSDAVSVLAQDRPSLAIVSGQGGAAGQRERVAELVMMAREQGREVQIIAADRRSQMNLKQDERLSGELITGRRQLQEGMAFTPGSTVIVDQGEKLSLKETLTLLDGAARHNVQVLITDSGQRTGTGSALMAMKDAGVNTYRWQGGEQRPATIISEPDRNVRYARLAGDFAASVKAGEESVAQVSGGREQAILTQAIRSELKTQGVLGHPEVTMTALSPVWLDSRSRYLRDMYRPGMVMEQWNPETRSHDRYVIDRVTAQSHSLTLRDAQGETQVVRISSLDSSWSLFLPEKMPVADGERLRVTGKIPGLRVSGGDRLQVASVSEDAMTVVVPGRAEPATLPVADSPFTALKLENGWVETPGHSVSDSAKVFASVTQMAMDNATLNGLARSGRDVRLYSSLDETRTAEKLARHPSFTVVSEQIKARAGETLLETAISLQKAGLHTPAQQAIHLALPVLESKNLAFSMVDLLTEAKSFAAEGTSFTELGGEIDAQIKRGDLLYVDVAKDYGTGLLVSRASYEAEKSILRHILEGKEAVTPLMERVPGELMEKLTSGQRAATRMILETSDRFTVVQGYAGVGKTTQFRAVMSAVNMLPESERPRVVGLGPTHRAVGEMRSAGVDAQTLASFLHDTQLQQRSGETPDFSNTLFLLDESSMVGNTDMARAYALIVAGGGRAVASGDTDQLQAIAPGQPFRLQQTRSAADVAIMKEIVRQTPELREAVYNLINRDVERALSGLESVKPSQVPRLEGAWAPEHSVMEFSHSQEAKLAEAQQKAMLKGEAFPDVPMTLYEAIVRDYTGRTPEAREQTLIVTHLNEDRRVLNSMIHDAREKAGELGKEQVMVPVLNIANIRDGELRRLSTWETHRDALALVDNVYHRIAGISRDDGLITLQDAEGNTRLISPREAVAEGVTLYTPDTIRVGTGDRMRFTKSDRERGYVANSVWTVTAVSGDSVTLSDGQQTRVIRHGQERAEQHIDLAYAITAHGAQGASETFAIALEGTGGSRKQMAGFESAYVALSRMKQHVQVYTDNRQGWTDAINNAVQKGTAHDVLEPKSDREVMNAERLFSTARELRDVAAGRAVLRQAGLAGGDSPARFIAPGRKYPQPYVALPAFDRNGKSAGIWLNPLTTDDGNGLRGFSGEGRVKGSGDAQFVALQGSRNGESLLADNMQDGVRIARDNPDSGVVVRIAGEGRPWNPGTITGGRVWGDIPDNSVQPGAGNGEPVTAEVLAQRQAEEAIRRETERRADEIVRKMAENKPDLPDGKTEQAVRDIAGLERDRSAISEREAALPESVLREPQRVREAVRDVARENLLQERLQQMERDMVRDLQKEKTLGGD, encoded by the coding sequence ATGATGAGTATTGCGCAGGTCAGATCGGCCGGAAGTGCCGGGAACTATTATACCGACAAGGATAATTACTATGTGCTGGGCAGCATGGGAGAACGCTGGGCCGGCCAGGGGGCTGAACAACTGGGGCTGCAGGGCAGTGTCGATAAGGATGTCTTTACCCGCCTTCTGGAGGGCAGGTTGCCAGACGGGGCGGATTTAAGCCGCATGCAGGATGGCCGTAACAGGCATCGTCCCGGCTACGACCTGACCTTTTCCGCTCCCAAAAGTGTCTCCATGATGGCCATGCTCGGGGGGGACAAACGTCTTATTGAAGCACATAACCAGGCCGTGGATTTTGCTGTCCGTCAGGTGGAGGCGCTGGCCTCCACACGGGTGATGACGGACGGACAGTCAGAAACGGTGCTGACCGGTAATCTGGTGATGGCACTGTTTAACCACGACACCAGTCGCGGTCAGGAACCACAGTTACACACGCATGCGGTGGTGGCTAATGTCACGCAGCATAACGGCGAATGGAAGACACTGAGCAGTGACAAAGTGGGGAAAACGGGGTTCATTGAGAATGTGTACGCTAATCAGATTGCCTTTGGCAGGCTCTACCGGGAAAAACTGAAAGAGCAGGTTGAGGCGCTGGGCTATGAAACTGAAGTGGTCGGTAAGCACGGTATGTGGGAAATGCCGGGCGTACCGGTGGAGGCCTTTTCCGGACGCTCGCAGACTATCCGGGAGGCCGTCGGGGAGGACGCCTCGTTGAAATCCCGGGATGTGGCGGCACTGGATACGCGAAAATCCAAACAGCACGTCGATCCTGAAGTCAGAATGGCTGAATGGATGCAGACGCTGAGGGAAACCGGGTTCGACATCCGGGCGTATCGTGACGCGGAGGATCAACGGGCGGAGACCCGCACGCAGGCGCCCGGGCCTGCTTCACCGGACGGGCCGGATGTGCAGCAGGCGGTGACACAGGCGATTGCCGGATTAAGTGAACGCAAAGTGCAGTTTACGTACACGGACGTGCTGGCCAGAACGGTCGGCATACTGCCGCCGGAAAATGGTGTGATTGAACGGGCACGCGCCGGTATCGATGAGGCCATCAGCCGTGAGCAGCTTATCCCCCTCGATCGTGAGAAGGGGCTGTTCACGTCCGGGATTCATGTGCTCGATGAGCTGTCAGTCCGGGCACTCAGTCGTGACATCATGAAACAGAACCGGGTGACCGTACATCCGGAGAAAAGTGTCCCCCGGACGGCCGGTTACAGCGATGCGGTCAGTGTTCTGGCACAGGATCGCCCGTCGCTGGCTATTGTGTCCGGGCAGGGCGGTGCAGCCGGGCAGCGTGAGCGGGTGGCGGAGCTGGTCATGATGGCCCGGGAGCAGGGGCGGGAGGTGCAGATTATCGCCGCTGACCGTCGCTCGCAGATGAACCTGAAGCAGGATGAACGGCTGTCCGGTGAGCTGATAACCGGACGTCGTCAGCTGCAGGAGGGCATGGCCTTCACGCCGGGCAGTACTGTTATCGTTGACCAGGGCGAAAAACTCTCCCTGAAAGAGACGTTAACCCTGCTGGACGGTGCTGCACGTCATAACGTACAGGTCCTGATAACCGACAGCGGGCAGCGAACCGGTACAGGCAGTGCACTGATGGCCATGAAAGATGCCGGGGTGAACACATATCGCTGGCAGGGGGGAGAACAGCGGCCGGCCACCATCATCAGTGAACCGGACCGTAATGTCCGCTATGCCCGGCTGGCAGGAGATTTTGCGGCCAGCGTGAAAGCCGGAGAAGAGAGCGTGGCACAGGTCAGCGGGGGACGGGAACAGGCCATACTGACACAGGCCATTCGCAGTGAGCTGAAAACACAGGGCGTGCTCGGACACCCGGAGGTAACCATGACCGCCCTGTCACCGGTCTGGCTGGACAGCCGGAGCCGTTATCTGCGGGATATGTACCGTCCGGGGATGGTGATGGAGCAGTGGAACCCGGAGACACGCAGTCATGACCGCTATGTTATCGACCGGGTGACGGCGCAGAGTCACAGCCTGACCCTGCGGGATGCGCAGGGTGAAACGCAGGTGGTGCGTATTTCCTCCCTGGACAGCAGCTGGTCGCTGTTCCTGCCGGAAAAAATGCCGGTGGCAGACGGCGAGCGACTGAGGGTGACAGGGAAAATTCCCGGACTCCGCGTCTCCGGCGGTGACCGCCTGCAGGTGGCATCCGTCAGTGAAGATGCGATGACGGTTGTTGTGCCGGGGCGGGCTGAACCGGCCACCCTGCCTGTGGCTGATTCACCGTTCACGGCACTGAAGCTGGAGAACGGATGGGTGGAAACGCCCGGGCATTCCGTCAGCGACAGTGCGAAGGTTTTTGCCTCCGTCACACAGATGGCAATGGACAACGCCACCCTGAACGGTCTGGCCCGCAGCGGTCGTGATGTCCGGCTGTATTCCTCACTGGATGAAACCCGTACTGCGGAAAAACTTGCCCGCCATCCCTCCTTTACGGTGGTTTCTGAGCAGATAAAGGCGCGTGCCGGTGAGACATTGCTGGAAACCGCTATCAGTCTGCAGAAAGCCGGGCTTCACACGCCGGCACAGCAGGCCATTCATCTGGCCCTTCCTGTGCTGGAAAGTAAAAACCTGGCCTTCAGCATGGTGGATCTGCTGACAGAGGCGAAGTCGTTTGCTGCAGAAGGAACCAGTTTTACTGAACTGGGAGGGGAAATCGATGCGCAGATAAAACGGGGTGATTTACTGTATGTGGATGTGGCAAAAGACTATGGCACAGGCCTGCTGGTTTCCCGTGCGTCGTATGAGGCAGAAAAGAGCATTCTTCGCCATATTCTCGAAGGTAAGGAGGCGGTCACGCCGCTGATGGAGAGAGTACCTGGCGAACTCATGGAGAAACTGACATCAGGACAGCGCGCCGCCACCCGCATGATACTGGAAACGTCCGACCGCTTCACGGTGGTGCAGGGCTATGCAGGTGTGGGTAAGACCACACAGTTCCGGGCGGTGATGTCAGCCGTGAACATGCTGCCGGAGAGTGAGCGTCCCCGTGTCGTTGGGCTGGGTCCCACACACCGTGCGGTCGGGGAGATGCGCAGCGCCGGCGTGGATGCGCAGACATTGGCGTCCTTTCTGCATGACACGCAGCTGCAGCAGCGCAGCGGAGAAACGCCGGATTTCAGCAACACGCTGTTCCTGCTCGATGAGAGCTCAATGGTGGGCAATACCGACATGGCACGGGCATACGCCCTGATTGTGGCCGGTGGCGGTCGTGCCGTGGCCAGTGGTGACACGGACCAGCTGCAGGCCATCGCGCCCGGTCAGCCTTTCCGTCTCCAGCAGACGCGCAGTGCTGCCGATGTGGCCATCATGAAGGAGATTGTGCGTCAGACGCCGGAACTGCGGGAGGCGGTATACAACCTGATTAACCGGGATGTGGAAAGGGCACTATCCGGGCTTGAGAGTGTGAAACCGTCTCAGGTGCCACGTCTGGAGGGCGCATGGGCACCGGAGCACTCCGTGATGGAGTTCAGTCACAGCCAGGAAGCGAAACTGGCAGAAGCGCAGCAGAAGGCGATGCTGAAAGGCGAGGCTTTCCCGGATGTCCCCATGACACTGTATGAAGCCATTGTCCGCGACTATACCGGCAGAACACCGGAAGCACGGGAGCAGACGCTGATTGTCACGCACCTGAATGAGGACCGGCGCGTGCTGAACAGCATGATTCATGATGCACGGGAAAAGGCCGGTGAGCTGGGAAAAGAGCAGGTCATGGTGCCTGTCCTGAACATAGCGAATATACGCGACGGGGAGCTGCGTCGTCTCTCCACCTGGGAGACACATCGGGACGCACTTGCCCTGGTGGATAATGTGTATCACCGGATTGCCGGTATCAGCAGGGATGACGGGCTGATAACCCTGCAGGATGCTGAAGGTAACACGCGGCTGATTTCGCCCCGGGAGGCGGTGGCTGAAGGCGTCACACTGTACACCCCGGACACCATCCGGGTGGGAACCGGTGACCGGATGCGCTTCACGAAGAGTGACCGGGAGCGCGGTTATGTGGCCAACAGCGTCTGGACGGTGACAGCGGTTTCCGGTGACAGTGTCACGCTGTCGGACGGACAGCAGACCCGGGTGATTCGCCACGGTCAGGAGCGGGCAGAGCAACATATTGACCTGGCCTATGCCATCACCGCCCACGGTGCGCAGGGGGCAAGTGAAACCTTTGCCATCGCGCTTGAAGGTACGGGAGGCAGCCGGAAACAGATGGCCGGCTTTGAGTCAGCCTACGTGGCCCTGTCGCGTATGAAGCAGCATGTGCAGGTGTATACCGATAACCGTCAGGGCTGGACGGATGCCATTAACAATGCCGTACAGAAAGGAACTGCCCACGATGTGCTTGAGCCGAAATCGGACCGGGAGGTCATGAATGCAGAGCGGCTGTTCAGTACGGCGCGGGAGCTGCGGGACGTGGCGGCCGGCCGTGCCGTTCTCCGTCAGGCAGGGCTGGCCGGGGGAGACAGTCCTGCACGGTTTATTGCACCCGGGCGCAAATATCCGCAGCCGTATGTGGCACTGCCGGCTTTTGACCGTAACGGCAAGTCAGCTGGTATCTGGCTGAATCCGCTGACCACGGATGACGGAAACGGGCTGCGGGGCTTCAGTGGTGAAGGCCGGGTGAAAGGCAGTGGGGATGCGCAGTTCGTGGCCCTGCAGGGCAGCCGTAACGGAGAGAGCCTGCTGGCTGATAATATGCAGGATGGTGTCCGGATTGCCCGTGATAATCCTGACAGCGGTGTGGTGGTAAGAATCGCCGGTGAAGGTCGTCCGTGGAATCCCGGTACCATCACCGGTGGTCGCGTGTGGGGGGATATCCCGGACAACAGCGTTCAGCCGGGAGCCGGAAATGGCGAACCGGTCACGGCAGAGGTACTGGCACAGCGGCAAGCTGAAGAGGCCATCCGCCGTGAAACGGAACGCCGTGCGGATGAAATTGTCCGTAAAATGGCAGAGAACAAACCTGACCTGCCGGACGGCAAAACAGAGCAGGCTGTCAGGGATATTGCCGGGCTGGAGCGTGACCGGTCTGCCATATCTGAACGGGAAGCCGCGCTGCCGGAGAGTGTACTGCGTGAACCACAACGGGTGCGGGAAGCGGTCCGGGATGTTGCCCGGGAAAATCTGCTGCAGGAGCGACTGCAGCAGATGGAGCGGGATATGGTTCGTGACCTGCAGAAAGAGAAAACCCTGGGCGGAGACTGA
- the traX gene encoding conjugal transfer pilus acetylase TraX, with amino-acid sequence MTTDNTNTTRNDSLAARTDTWLQSLLVWSPGQRDIIKTVALVLMVLDHANRILHLDQSWMFLVGRGAFPLFALVWGLNLSRHTHIRQEAINRLWGWAVIAQFAYYLAGFPWYEGNILFAFAVTAQVLIWCETRTWWRSAETMLLLAMWLPFSGTSYGIAGLLMLAVNHRLYRAEDRMERLALVACLLAVIPALNLATSDAAAVAGLVMTVLTVGLVSCAGKSLPRFWPGDFFPTFYACHLAVLGVLAL; translated from the coding sequence ATGACAACGGATAACACGAACACAACACGTAATGATTCACTGGCTGCCCGGACCGATACCTGGTTGCAGTCGTTGCTGGTCTGGTCACCCGGACAGCGGGATATCATCAAAACGGTGGCACTGGTGCTGATGGTTCTGGACCATGCAAACCGCATTCTGCATCTGGACCAGTCGTGGATGTTTCTGGTCGGGCGTGGGGCCTTTCCGCTGTTTGCCCTGGTGTGGGGGCTGAATCTGTCCCGTCATACGCATATCCGGCAGGAGGCCATTAACCGGCTGTGGGGATGGGCGGTGATTGCCCAGTTCGCATATTATCTGGCCGGCTTTCCCTGGTATGAGGGGAATATCCTGTTTGCCTTTGCAGTTACGGCACAGGTGCTGATATGGTGTGAAACGCGCACCTGGTGGCGTTCCGCAGAGACCATGTTGCTTCTGGCAATGTGGTTGCCTTTCTCCGGCACCAGTTACGGCATTGCCGGGCTGCTGATGCTGGCAGTCAACCACAGGCTGTACCGGGCGGAAGACAGAATGGAACGTCTGGCGCTGGTCGCCTGCCTGCTGGCTGTTATTCCGGCGCTTAACCTTGCCACCAGTGATGCAGCGGCGGTGGCCGGCCTTGTGATGACGGTGCTGACCGTTGGTCTGGTGTCGTGTGCAGGAAAATCATTACCCCGTTTCTGGCCCGGGGATTTTTTCCCGACGTTCTATGCCTGTCATCTGGCTGTGCTGGGCGTTCTGGCGCTGTGA
- the vapB gene encoding toxin-antitoxin system antitoxin VapB, protein METTVFLSNRSQAVRLPKAVALPENVKRVEVIAVGRTRIITPAGETWDEWFDGNSVSADFMDNREQPGMQERESF, encoded by the coding sequence ATGGAAACCACCGTATTTCTCAGCAACCGCAGCCAGGCGGTCAGACTGCCAAAAGCGGTTGCATTGCCGGAAAACGTAAAACGCGTTGAAGTGATTGCTGTCGGACGAACCCGAATCATTACGCCTGCCGGAGAGACATGGGACGAATGGTTCGACGGAAACAGTGTCAGCGCTGATTTTATGGATAACAGGGAACAGCCTGGTATGCAGGAAAGGGAGTCATTCTGA
- a CDS encoding Hok/Gef family protein, with amino-acid sequence MKYLNTTDCSLFFAERSKFMTKYALIGLLAVCAMVLCFSLIFRERLCELNIHRGNTVVQVTLAYEARK; translated from the coding sequence ATGAAGTACCTTAACACTACTGATTGTAGCCTCTTCTTTGCAGAGAGGTCAAAGTTTATGACGAAATATGCCCTTATCGGGTTGCTCGCCGTGTGCGCCATGGTGTTGTGTTTTTCACTGATATTCAGGGAACGGTTATGTGAGCTGAATATTCACAGAGGAAATACAGTGGTGCAGGTAACTCTGGCCTACGAAGCACGGAAGTAA